The DNA sequence TCGAAGAGTTTTTGATAAGAATAATAAGATTGTCAATACTCTTGATGATTTTCCTGATGCGATGCGGGAAATTAGCAAAGAAGAAAATGTATATTTAATCGACCTGAATGCAATGAGTAAAACGCTTTTTGAAGCGTTGGGACCGGAAAATTCTAAAAAAGCATTTGTCTATTATCCTGCAAATTCTTATCCCAATCAGAAGGATGCTTTGGCAGATGATACTCACTTTAATACGTATGGCGCTTATCAACTGGCAAAATGTGTCATAAAAAGTATTGTCGATCAGAAGCTGCCTTTGACTAAGTTTATTTCTAAAAAATATAAAGGTTTTGACTTAAATCAACCTGATCCTTTTGAAAAATTCCATTGGCCGGAATGTATCTTCATGGAATCTTTAAAACCGGATGGAAACTAAAAAGTAAGAAAATGAATATTCAATCTATAGTAAAGGCAGGCATATTTTGTTTTGCGTTTGGGAATCTTCCTGCACAAAATCCGTGGCCAAAAACCACTGAAACGGCAAAGCCGTGGACACGATGGTGGTGGATGGGAAATGCTGTCAGCGAAAAAGGATTGGATAAAGAATTGACAACACTTAATAAAGCAGGTTTCGGTGGCATAGAAATCGTTCCCATTTACGGAGCAAAAGGTTTTGAAAATCAGTACATCAATTATCTTTCTCCGGAGTGGATGAAAATGCTTCAATTCACTACAGGCAAAGCAAAAAGTTTGAACATGGGAGTTGATATGGCTGTAGGAACAGGCTGGCCAATCGGTGGTTCGCAGGTTGACAAAGAAGATGCCGCTACAAAAATGATTGTTCAGACATACACAATTTCATCAGGCGAAAAATTTTCAGAGCAAATCATTCTGAATGATGAAAAACAGAAGAATTTAGAAACAATAAAATTAGATATTGTAACGGCTTACAATGAGAAAAATGAAGCAGTTGTTTTAACTGATAAAATAGCAAATGACGGCTCTCTCAACTGGAAGCCGGATTCCGGGAAATGGACGATTTATGCTGTTTTTACAGGCAAAACTTTACAAAAAGTAAAACGTGCAGCTCCAGGTGGTGAAGGGTATACACTAGATCATTTTTCACCTGATGCAACGAAAGATTATCTTAAAACTTTCGATAAAGCTTTTGGAAACTCAAACTATGGAATCCGTTCTTTTTTCAATGACAGTTATGAGGTTTATAATGCTGACTGGACCCCTGATTTTAAAAGTGAATTTAAAAAAAGGAGAGGATATGATTTGAGTCCATACATTAAATATCTTGTCAGTAACGAAGAAAACGAGATGACGGGTAGAATTAAGTCAGATTACAGGGAAACCCTGAGCGAATTGATTTTGAGCAATTTTACTAAGGATTTTACAAACTGGGCTCATTCCAAAAATTCCAAAAATACCAACCAGGCCCACGGATCGCCAGGAAATTTACTGGACTTGTATGCTGCAGTCGATATTCCGGAGTCTGAGACTTTTGGAAGTACGGTTTTTGATATTCCGGGGCTGAGAAGAGAGCGTACAGATGTGCAAAAATCTGATCAACCGGATATTAATATGCTGAAATTTGCTTCATCGGCTGCCAATGTTAGAGGTAAACAATTAATTTCAAATGAAACTTTTACATGGCTTACAGAGCATTTTAAAACCTCCTGGTCGCAAGCAAAACCCGAAGTGGAGCAGGTTTTTCTATCTGGAATCAATCACGTTTTTTATCATGGTACAACATATACACCGGCCGATGTTCCTTTTCCGGGATGGCTTTTTTACGCTTCGGTTAATTTTGTTCCGGAAAACAGTTTGTGGCCACATTTAATGGGATTAAATTCTTATGTTGCCCGTACTCAAAGTGTTTTGCAGAGCGGGAAATCTGATAATGAACTGTTGATATACTGGCCAATTTATGACCAATGGGCTAATCCGAATGGAAAAGATATCGCGTTTAAAGTTCATAACGTGGAAAAATGGCTGCAGCCAACTCCAATGTATAAGAATTTAACGAAGCTAAGCAAAATGGGCTATGCTCTTGATATGATTTCTGACAAGATGATTGGCGAATCCAAATCGGAAAACCAGAAAATTCAGACTGCAAAAGAAGGATCTTCTTACCGGGTTTTAATTATTCCTGAATTAACTTATTTGCCGGAAACTACGATACATTATATTCTCAAATTAGCTCAAAATGGCGCTTCGGTTATTTTTCAAAATGAGCCAAAAGATATTCCCGGAAATTTTGAAGTTGAAAAAAGAAGAGCAGAACTGAAATCATTGTGGGCTCAGATCAAGTTTCAGGATCACGGAGAAAATATAAAAACTGCGAGTTTCGGAAAAGGAAAAATTGTGTTAAGTTCTGATATTGAAAAAGGCTTGGAATATTTAAAAATACAAAAAGAACAATTAACGGAAACCGGATTGAGGTTTGTGAGGAGACAGTTTGACGGTGGAAAATACTATTTCATTGTTAATCATACTGCAAAGGACATTAATCAGTTTATTCCTTTAAACTATACAGGAAAGCAAGCCGTGATCATGAATCCGGAAAACGGAGATTTCGGAGTTGCGGAAATACAAAACAATTCTGTAAGAATTCAACTGAAATCCGGACAATCTTTATTTTTTAAAAATAGTGAATCTGTTGATCATTCCATTGCAAAATGGAATTATATTGAAAAAATAGATTCCCCTATCAGTTTAAATCAAGCATGGCAGCTGACTTTCAAAGAAGGCGGTCCCGAACGTCCAAAATCAAGGATTCTAAAAAATCCGGAACCCTGGACGAACTTTTCAGAAGATTCTGCAACACAGAGCTTTTCAGGAACCGGTGTTTATACAACAACATTAGTTTTGAAGAATAAAAAAGCAGACGATTATCTTTTAAAATTCGATAAACTATATGAAAGTGCAAAAGTAATTGTTAACGGTCAGGAAGCTGGGATTGTCTGGAGTATTCCTTTTGAAATCAACATTGGGAAATATCTGAAAAAAGGGAAAAATACCATTCAGATTGAAGTCTGCAATTTGATGGCAAATAGAATCCGTTACATGGATCAGAATAAAATTCAATGGCGTAATTATCATGAAATTAATTTTGTAAATATTGATTATAAAGCTTTTGATGCCTCTGGATGGAAAATTCAGCCTTCCGGATTGGATGGACAAATTCAGTTATTTCCATTATATTTTTCAAAATAGAATTCATATAAAGAAAAGTATATCAAAATAAATTGCGCAATCGATTGAATTATATATTAATATAATAGTTCAGAATTATGAATATAAAATATAACTTTATTGTACTGATCATTTTTTTTTCACAGCTCCTTTCAGCACAAAGGCAAATGGAGTATTTAAAAAGAGGAATTGTTGCAGTACCTTCAGAAACAGGAATTTTTGTGAGCTGGCGTTTACTGGGTACAGAACCTCAGAATATTCAGTTTGATCTATATCGTATTGAAAATAATAAAAGCAAAAAGCTGAACGAAAAACCATTGCTTAACGAAACCAGTTTTTTAGATACAACGGCAGACAAAACAAAGAATTACACTTATTTCGTAAGATCCAATACCCAGGAACGGGAGATTGATCAGGATTCTGCGAAGTATGCTGCTAATCAAAAACCTTATTTTTCAATTCCTTTAAGAACTCCGGTGGGATATACGCCCAACGATGCTTCTGTTGCCGATCTTGACGGAGATGGTAAATATGAAATTATCCTTCATCAGACGGGGCAATCCAAAGACAACAGTCAGAAAGGCTTTACAGATGAACCCATTATTCAGGCTTATAAACTGAACGGAAAATTCTTGTGGGAAATTAACTTAGGAAAAAATATCAGGGAAGGGGCGCATTACACACAGTTTTTAGTGTATGATTTAGACCAGGACGGCAAAGCAGAAGTCGTTATGAAGACGGCAGATGGAAGCAGAGATGGTAAAGGAAAATTCATCGGGGACCCTTCCAAAGATTACCGGAATGAAAACGGGTTTATCCTTTCCGGTCCTGAATATTTGACTGTTTTTAATGGTGAAACAGGCGAAGAAATTAATACCGTTCATTATATTGTTCCGAGATTTCAGGGCAGCTTGAATCCGACTCCGGAACAGCTTACCGAAACCTGGGGCGATGCGAAAGGAAATAGGGTAGACCGGTTTTTGGGTGCAGTTGCTTATCTGGATGGCAAAACACCCAGCATTATTATGTCGAGAGGTTATTATACCCGAACGGCAATCGCTGCCTGGGATTATAAGGATAAAAAACTCAGTTTACGATGGCTTTTTGATACGGAAAGTTCAAAAGAAAATAAAAAATACCGTGGTCAGGGAAATCATAACCTGAGCATTGCCGATGTAGATAATGATGGAAAAGATGAAATTATTTTTGGTGCAATGACGGTTGATAATAACGGAAAAGTCTTGAATAGCACGGGCTTTGGTCACGGTGATGCACTGCACGTTGGTGATCTGGATCCTTCCTCTGCG is a window from the Chryseobacterium indologenes genome containing:
- a CDS encoding glycosyl hydrolase, whose translation is MNIQSIVKAGIFCFAFGNLPAQNPWPKTTETAKPWTRWWWMGNAVSEKGLDKELTTLNKAGFGGIEIVPIYGAKGFENQYINYLSPEWMKMLQFTTGKAKSLNMGVDMAVGTGWPIGGSQVDKEDAATKMIVQTYTISSGEKFSEQIILNDEKQKNLETIKLDIVTAYNEKNEAVVLTDKIANDGSLNWKPDSGKWTIYAVFTGKTLQKVKRAAPGGEGYTLDHFSPDATKDYLKTFDKAFGNSNYGIRSFFNDSYEVYNADWTPDFKSEFKKRRGYDLSPYIKYLVSNEENEMTGRIKSDYRETLSELILSNFTKDFTNWAHSKNSKNTNQAHGSPGNLLDLYAAVDIPESETFGSTVFDIPGLRRERTDVQKSDQPDINMLKFASSAANVRGKQLISNETFTWLTEHFKTSWSQAKPEVEQVFLSGINHVFYHGTTYTPADVPFPGWLFYASVNFVPENSLWPHLMGLNSYVARTQSVLQSGKSDNELLIYWPIYDQWANPNGKDIAFKVHNVEKWLQPTPMYKNLTKLSKMGYALDMISDKMIGESKSENQKIQTAKEGSSYRVLIIPELTYLPETTIHYILKLAQNGASVIFQNEPKDIPGNFEVEKRRAELKSLWAQIKFQDHGENIKTASFGKGKIVLSSDIEKGLEYLKIQKEQLTETGLRFVRRQFDGGKYYFIVNHTAKDINQFIPLNYTGKQAVIMNPENGDFGVAEIQNNSVRIQLKSGQSLFFKNSESVDHSIAKWNYIEKIDSPISLNQAWQLTFKEGGPERPKSRILKNPEPWTNFSEDSATQSFSGTGVYTTTLVLKNKKADDYLLKFDKLYESAKVIVNGQEAGIVWSIPFEINIGKYLKKGKNTIQIEVCNLMANRIRYMDQNKIQWRNYHEINFVNIDYKAFDASGWKIQPSGLDGQIQLFPLYFSK
- a CDS encoding rhamnogalacturonan lyase, translating into MEYLKRGIVAVPSETGIFVSWRLLGTEPQNIQFDLYRIENNKSKKLNEKPLLNETSFLDTTADKTKNYTYFVRSNTQEREIDQDSAKYAANQKPYFSIPLRTPVGYTPNDASVADLDGDGKYEIILHQTGQSKDNSQKGFTDEPIIQAYKLNGKFLWEINLGKNIREGAHYTQFLVYDLDQDGKAEVVMKTADGSRDGKGKFIGDPSKDYRNENGFILSGPEYLTVFNGETGEEINTVHYIVPRFQGSLNPTPEQLTETWGDAKGNRVDRFLGAVAYLDGKTPSIIMSRGYYTRTAIAAWDYKDKKLSLRWLFDTESSKENKKYRGQGNHNLSIADVDNDGKDEIIFGAMTVDNNGKVLNSTGFGHGDALHVGDLDPSSAGLEIFDIQERFDDAGAHFRAGATGKVLWKLPSLIYSKQGKFQGPGRGLSLNIDPRYQGSESWASGAGVKGIYDTKGRKISDKNPACNMGIYWDGDFLSEILDGTSVSKWDWNKEKSNLIFDAKDFQCESNNGTKKNPSLVADLFGDWREELIYRTSDNQELRVFSSTIPTKHRLYTMMHNPQYRLSIVWQNVGYNQPPHTDYYLDESVSKAPLPNIYTVKP